The following are encoded together in the Ezakiella massiliensis genome:
- a CDS encoding ATP-binding protein, which yields MSFDYYASVSSNIDDIKNFNRNVMDLISNYINDDEELFDIRLILNELMINSAMHGNMMDERKNIWLAIHILDSQITIAVKDEGKGITRPLRPRSDASLMGGRGLGIVGALTDELQACANIVTCIKYIK from the coding sequence ATGAGTTTTGATTACTATGCGTCGGTTAGCTCAAACATTGATGACATAAAAAATTTCAACCGCAATGTTATGGACCTGATTAGCAATTACATAAATGATGATGAAGAGCTTTTTGATATTAGGCTCATACTTAACGAACTCATGATTAACTCGGCCATGCATGGGAATATGATGGATGAGAGAAAAAATATTTGGCTAGCCATCCACATTTTGGACTCGCAAATCACCATTGCAGTCAAGGATGAGGGCAAGGGAATTACAAGGCCTCTAAGGCCAAGGTCAGACGCGTCACTAATGGGAGGCAGGGGGCTTGGCATTGTGGGAGCACTGACTGATGAGCTCCAGGCTTGTGCAAATATTGTCACTTGCATTAAATATATTAAGTAA
- a CDS encoding C39 family peptidase yields MGKIKRTIFYMFGLIAAVVMIYIVLEDKYIARIEGDKENIKVIEDTKENTEQNEDIEVVKNKDADVQPIELQEKLVDNKEAALQRLKTYGEKSEDAKYIYDHADLYPESFLKLGANRPRALAFVRAYADKKNTFDEISSKPEESYELNRQFPLYILWDERWGYREYEEPYAIIGCGPTTATMIINGYGGSENPLAIMDEMREKNYYLKNIGTSWEGIRDLLASRGIGSDNLPTVEAKYKRHLDTGNPILINIGKSKFTNIGHYMLIVGYNDKGFIINDSNSIEYSLRELPFDELTQIVKGAWTIYKK; encoded by the coding sequence ATGGGGAAAATTAAAAGAACAATTTTTTATATGTTTGGTCTGATCGCTGCGGTCGTAATGATTTATATAGTCCTTGAGGACAAGTATATAGCAAGGATTGAGGGCGATAAGGAAAATATAAAAGTGATTGAAGATACAAAAGAAAATACAGAACAAAACGAGGATATCGAGGTCGTAAAAAATAAAGATGCAGATGTCCAGCCAATTGAATTGCAAGAAAAACTTGTCGATAACAAGGAGGCAGCTCTTCAAAGGCTAAAGACTTACGGAGAAAAATCTGAGGACGCCAAATACATTTACGACCACGCCGACCTTTATCCGGAGAGTTTTTTAAAGCTGGGAGCTAATCGACCAAGGGCCCTTGCCTTTGTGCGGGCCTACGCTGACAAGAAAAATACCTTTGATGAAATCAGCTCAAAGCCAGAGGAAAGTTACGAATTAAATAGGCAATTTCCTTTATACATTCTCTGGGATGAGCGTTGGGGCTACAGGGAATACGAAGAGCCATATGCAATCATCGGCTGTGGTCCGACAACTGCGACCATGATTATAAACGGCTACGGCGGCTCGGAAAATCCCCTTGCAATTATGGATGAGATGAGGGAGAAGAATTATTATTTAAAAAATATTGGGACTTCCTGGGAGGGCATTCGAGATCTTCTAGCCAGCCGGGGTATAGGTTCTGACAATTTGCCAACGGTAGAAGCCAAGTACAAGAGACATTTGGATACGGGTAATCCCATACTTATAAATATTGGCAAGTCCAAGTTTACAAATATTGGCCACTATATGTTAATAGTTGGCTACAATGACAAGGGCTTTATAATAAACGATTCCAACTCAATCGAGTATTCGCTAAGGGAACTACCCTTTGATGAGCTGACTCAAATCGTAAAAGGGGCTTGGACAATTTATAAAAAATAA
- the murJ gene encoding murein biosynthesis integral membrane protein MurJ has translation MSKKDNTRKWAAVVSLFLMISKILGFVREVLIARGFGASQDSDIYYTATNGIIIVMGLLGGGLQTTLVPIFAEVKRKYGREGKNNFYSNIMSITLVITLALMALVFVLARPYVKLLAVGFEGRVFDAVVYLLRLGLPMIVFLSFTYVSNAYLQSDQVYGPHALMGIPYNFIFIIYLLVQKNPSVTGLMVCTLVASSSQFFIQIPALRERGLKYKFKPQIHDEHISETFKLVMPIILSSAVYQLNMLIDRSLASKLVEGSVSSLGYASKVNTMVISVFVVAITSVVFPKLAKAVEERDVKKTGELFESSMSLVALVVLPATVGMMILSTPIVKVLFERGRFDQTATILTSGALLFYAPGLIGQSFRMTLENMYYSMKDTRTPMITGMISVGINILLNFLLIGFLAHRGLALATAISSLFSAVTLYVLLRKKVAFNEANVLINMAKMALASLVMGVFTKLIYDAIIVFAVGRGMQALMLLVTIALSVIIYILACKALRVREVHLLIETVKAKFKK, from the coding sequence ATGAGTAAAAAAGACAACACCAGGAAGTGGGCGGCCGTTGTATCCTTGTTTTTAATGATTTCAAAAATACTTGGATTCGTACGCGAGGTTTTGATTGCCCGTGGTTTTGGTGCAAGCCAGGACTCCGACATCTATTACACAGCCACCAATGGTATAATTATTGTAATGGGACTTTTGGGCGGAGGTTTACAGACGACCTTGGTCCCAATCTTTGCTGAGGTCAAAAGAAAATACGGCAGAGAGGGCAAAAACAATTTCTATTCTAATATTATGAGCATAACCCTGGTCATAACGCTGGCGCTTATGGCCCTTGTTTTCGTGCTTGCAAGGCCTTATGTAAAATTATTGGCAGTTGGTTTTGAAGGCCGCGTCTTTGATGCGGTCGTCTACCTGCTAAGACTGGGCCTGCCCATGATTGTATTTTTATCCTTTACCTATGTGTCGAACGCTTACCTGCAGTCCGACCAAGTCTATGGACCTCACGCACTCATGGGTATACCCTACAATTTTATTTTTATAATCTATTTGTTGGTTCAAAAAAATCCTTCTGTAACAGGACTCATGGTCTGTACACTTGTGGCTTCATCCAGCCAATTTTTTATACAAATCCCAGCCCTCAGAGAGCGGGGACTCAAATACAAATTTAAACCGCAAATTCACGATGAACACATAAGTGAAACCTTTAAATTGGTCATGCCAATAATTTTATCCAGCGCAGTCTACCAATTAAATATGCTAATCGACCGGTCGCTTGCTTCAAAGCTAGTCGAAGGTTCGGTTTCATCGCTTGGCTACGCGTCAAAGGTAAACACCATGGTCATCTCTGTTTTTGTTGTGGCCATCACTTCGGTTGTATTTCCTAAACTCGCCAAGGCCGTTGAAGAAAGAGATGTCAAGAAAACTGGCGAACTTTTTGAATCATCCATGAGCCTGGTAGCCCTTGTAGTTTTGCCGGCGACCGTTGGCATGATGATTTTATCCACGCCAATTGTCAAAGTCCTCTTTGAAAGGGGTCGCTTTGACCAAACGGCTACGATTTTAACATCGGGTGCACTTTTATTTTACGCACCGGGACTTATAGGACAAAGCTTTAGGATGACCCTGGAAAATATGTATTACTCAATGAAGGACACCCGAACGCCGATGATTACGGGAATGATTTCTGTTGGCATAAATATCCTCTTGAATTTTTTATTGATAGGATTTTTGGCCCACAGGGGTCTTGCACTTGCAACTGCAATTTCATCTTTGTTTTCAGCGGTGACTCTTTATGTACTCCTTAGAAAAAAAGTTGCCTTTAATGAGGCAAATGTCCTCATAAACATGGCCAAAATGGCCTTGGCAAGCCTTGTTATGGGAGTATTTACCAAGCTGATTTACGATGCCATTATAGTTTTTGCAGTGGGCAGGGGCATGCAAGCCTTGATGCTCTTAGTAACAATTGCTTTGTCAGTTATAATTTATATTCTAGCCTGCAAGGCCCTAAGGGTAAGGGAAGTCCACTTGCTAATCGAAACTGTAAAAGCTAAATTCAAAAAATAA
- a CDS encoding FAD:protein FMN transferase: MKKIFILLIAILLLFTGCKSEDRFEKVDMEYYDYFDTVITITYYGDSRRKDEVKEAVEEKLKYYHNLLTDYEGQGVVATINREGRGDNKELVALTKQVLQDEKNVDFVVDLSKGKLFRLWKDAILNEKLPSQDQIDAAMKTGGPDSVEIVDGEIILKNSAQLDYGAFCKGYLNDELVKLMRDLKIDNYILNSGGNITVMGRPALDRDKFTIGIQSPFDTNDYGDTISTSNMSVVTSGDYQRYAVIDGEYYHHIIDLKTGYPAHNHKRSITILGPSAYVCDFLSTSLFLKSEDEVEEILKAYPDYYYYTVYDDQTFTCSEELKPILGSFNK; this comes from the coding sequence ATGAAAAAAATATTTATATTATTAATTGCAATTTTATTATTATTTACAGGCTGCAAGAGTGAAGACCGTTTTGAAAAAGTCGACATGGAATACTACGATTACTTTGATACGGTTATTACTATTACTTATTATGGGGACTCCCGCCGCAAGGACGAAGTCAAAGAGGCAGTCGAAGAAAAATTAAAATACTACCACAATCTTTTGACTGATTACGAGGGCCAAGGCGTGGTTGCAACCATCAATCGCGAAGGCAGGGGAGACAACAAGGAGCTTGTCGCCCTCACCAAGCAAGTCCTCCAAGATGAAAAAAATGTGGACTTTGTGGTCGACCTATCAAAAGGAAAATTATTTAGGCTCTGGAAGGATGCAATTTTAAATGAAAAATTGCCTAGCCAGGACCAGATAGATGCAGCTATGAAAACCGGCGGCCCAGATTCAGTAGAAATTGTGGACGGAGAAATAATTTTAAAAAATTCTGCCCAGCTCGATTACGGGGCATTTTGTAAGGGCTATTTAAATGACGAATTGGTCAAGCTTATGAGGGATTTAAAAATCGATAATTATATTTTAAATTCCGGTGGCAATATTACAGTTATGGGAAGACCTGCACTTGATCGAGATAAATTTACAATTGGTATCCAAAGTCCCTTTGATACCAATGACTATGGGGATACAATTTCAACTAGCAATATGTCCGTGGTTACATCTGGCGACTACCAACGCTATGCTGTAATCGACGGTGAATACTACCATCACATTATTGACTTAAAAACTGGATACCCAGCCCACAATCACAAGAGGTCCATTACAATTTTAGGGCCAAGTGCCTATGTGTGCGACTTTTTGTCCACGTCTTTATTTTTAAAATCCGAGGACGAGGTAGAGGAAATTTTAAAGGCCTATCCAGATTATTATTACTACACGGTTTATGACGATCAGACTTTCACTTGTTCTGAAGAATTAAAGCCAATCTTGGGGAGTTTTAACAAATGA
- a CDS encoding ComF family protein encodes MQGNCPICKRGKGLVCDQCFSEFKRNDAQVKLKYVDQTITPFTYDGILKDIMLDFKFGKNYAWGKILGQVLYRALAEEDFDFKSYDLVTFIPSDFIRMAKRGFNQAELMAKSFAECAGLDCRATMRRTKLQKESHKATGKVRENIDHKFKAKESGLKGAKRVIIIDDIITTGRTISEAGKCIKLATNAEVLALALLGDYK; translated from the coding sequence TTGCAAGGGAATTGTCCGATATGTAAGAGGGGCAAGGGCTTGGTCTGTGACCAGTGCTTCAGCGAATTTAAGAGAAATGATGCCCAGGTAAAATTAAAATATGTAGATCAAACCATAACGCCTTTTACCTATGATGGAATTTTAAAAGACATAATGCTGGATTTTAAGTTTGGAAAAAATTACGCCTGGGGAAAAATTCTGGGTCAAGTTTTATACAGGGCTTTGGCAGAAGAAGATTTTGATTTTAAATCTTATGATTTGGTGACCTTTATACCCAGCGATTTTATCCGCATGGCCAAGCGGGGCTTCAACCAAGCAGAGCTCATGGCAAAATCTTTTGCAGAATGCGCGGGCCTAGACTGCAGGGCCACTATGCGGAGGACAAAACTTCAAAAGGAGAGCCACAAGGCCACTGGAAAGGTAAGGGAAAACATAGATCACAAGTTTAAGGCCAAGGAGTCTGGACTTAAGGGGGCAAAAAGGGTTATAATTATAGATGATATAATTACGACCGGCAGAACCATTAGCGAGGCTGGCAAGTGTATCAAACTTGCTACAAATGCAGAGGTTTTGGCCCTGGCATTATTAGGAGATTACAAGTGA
- a CDS encoding ATP-dependent RecD-like DNA helicase, which yields MQISGIVERVIFTNSENGYSVFVMDTEDGSLTCTGILFNLYPGDALELEGDFTYHDRYGEQFQFTSAERDKEYSSAGMRNYLMAGNVKNIGPVTAKNIIDHFGDQTADIIENYPERLIEVRGIGPATLEKILDSLEESQASRKVFVELAEYGITGFVAKKLYDKFSADAVDILKEDPYRVSRSVPGFGFVRADALANKMGIEKNDPRRVKAAIVYILQEAQLNGDMFLYEEEIKNSATRLVDDLGDINRIFTELVIGGDIVREPSENDTRVYLSDLNYLENTAARYTADLIMRDREENPIIDQVINKYLAETTQLYDETQKSAIKMALTNNISIITGGPGTGKTTIVRAIMDIAHKMKLDIKLSAPTGRAAKRLEETTGGQAKTIHRMLGLKPRSEDDYDLPTEELEADIILVDEMSMVDTELFAGLLTAMQDHTSLVLVGDSDQLPSVGPGNILKDLISVDAIPKTRLTNIYRRVDTSEISIASSYIKNGRMPEFNKEAGDVFFMGQTDEDEFLSTIYELLSERLPSYYGFDPINDIQILVPTKKGKLGTDNLNEFLQEHLNSDSQSKLKTKHGIFKVGDKVMQIKNNYERKIRYKSLVKDEDMGVFNGDIGIVTNIDKALRTVTVLFSDDYYAEYEEEDLGELRLAYAITVHKSQGSEFACVIFIAWKSNYLLNNRNLLYTGLTRAKELLLVMGSMDTFKQMIKNTNIQKRNTSLNIKIEEALDFARELSDM from the coding sequence ATGCAAATTTCCGGTATAGTTGAGAGAGTAATTTTTACGAATAGTGAAAACGGATACTCCGTCTTTGTAATGGATACAGAGGACGGTTCTCTGACCTGTACCGGAATTTTATTTAACCTTTATCCGGGCGACGCACTCGAACTGGAGGGTGATTTTACTTACCATGACCGCTACGGTGAGCAATTTCAATTTACATCTGCCGAGAGGGACAAGGAATACAGCTCAGCTGGCATGAGAAATTATTTGATGGCTGGCAATGTGAAAAACATTGGACCGGTAACTGCAAAAAACATTATCGACCACTTTGGCGACCAGACTGCTGATATAATAGAAAACTATCCTGAAAGGCTGATCGAAGTCAGAGGCATTGGCCCTGCGACTTTGGAAAAAATCTTAGATTCCCTTGAAGAAAGCCAAGCAAGCCGCAAGGTTTTTGTTGAGCTGGCCGAGTATGGGATAACAGGTTTCGTGGCAAAAAAACTCTACGATAAATTTTCGGCAGACGCCGTAGATATTTTAAAGGAAGATCCATACAGGGTCTCAAGGTCTGTGCCGGGTTTTGGCTTTGTGAGGGCGGACGCCCTGGCAAATAAGATGGGCATAGAAAAAAATGATCCACGCAGGGTCAAGGCAGCCATTGTTTACATCCTGCAAGAGGCCCAGCTAAATGGAGACATGTTCCTTTATGAAGAGGAGATAAAAAATTCAGCGACCAGATTGGTCGATGACCTGGGGGATATAAATAGGATTTTTACTGAGCTGGTAATTGGCGGCGATATAGTTCGCGAGCCAAGTGAAAATGACACCAGAGTCTATCTATCTGATTTAAACTATCTGGAAAATACAGCTGCCAGGTATACTGCGGATTTAATTATGCGGGACCGGGAAGAAAATCCGATTATTGACCAAGTTATAAATAAATATTTGGCTGAGACGACTCAGCTCTATGATGAGACGCAAAAGTCTGCTATCAAGATGGCCCTTACCAATAATATTTCTATTATTACCGGGGGGCCGGGCACTGGTAAGACCACTATTGTCCGCGCTATTATGGATATCGCTCATAAGATGAAGCTGGATATAAAACTTTCGGCTCCGACGGGGAGGGCGGCCAAGCGCTTGGAGGAAACTACAGGTGGCCAGGCCAAGACCATTCACAGGATGCTGGGGTTAAAGCCGAGGTCTGAGGACGATTATGATTTGCCAACCGAGGAACTCGAAGCCGATATTATTTTGGTCGACGAGATGAGTATGGTGGATACAGAATTATTTGCAGGGCTTTTGACGGCTATGCAAGACCACACGTCATTGGTCCTTGTGGGCGACAGCGACCAGTTGCCAAGCGTTGGACCGGGCAATATTTTAAAGGACTTGATTTCGGTTGATGCTATTCCAAAGACCAGACTTACAAATATTTACAGGCGGGTTGACACATCAGAGATTTCAATCGCCTCATCTTATATAAAAAATGGCAGGATGCCTGAATTTAACAAAGAGGCTGGCGACGTATTTTTTATGGGCCAGACTGATGAAGACGAATTTTTGTCGACCATCTATGAACTCTTATCTGAGAGACTGCCATCTTACTATGGCTTTGATCCAATTAATGATATACAGATTTTGGTTCCGACCAAAAAAGGTAAGTTGGGCACAGATAATTTAAATGAATTTTTGCAAGAGCATTTAAATTCTGATTCTCAGTCAAAATTAAAAACCAAGCACGGGATCTTTAAAGTCGGCGACAAGGTAATGCAAATAAAAAATAATTACGAACGCAAGATCAGATACAAGAGCCTGGTCAAGGACGAAGACATGGGCGTTTTCAATGGAGATATTGGAATCGTAACAAACATTGACAAGGCCCTAAGGACTGTTACGGTTTTATTTTCAGACGACTATTACGCTGAGTACGAAGAGGAAGACCTGGGCGAACTAAGGCTAGCTTATGCAATTACAGTCCACAAGTCCCAGGGTTCAGAATTTGCCTGCGTAATATTTATAGCATGGAAGTCCAATTATCTTTTGAACAACAGAAACCTGCTCTACACTGGCCTAACCAGGGCCAAGGAACTCTTGCTAGTTATGGGGTCCATGGATACCTTTAAGCAGATGATTAAAAACACAAATATACAAAAGAGGAACACCTCTTTAAATATAAAAATTGAGGAGGCACTTGACTTTGCAAGGGAATTGTCCGATATGTAA
- a CDS encoding polysaccharide deacetylase family protein — protein sequence MKRNIRIFIVFFALLFSGCSIVDDYSKGTYENEYQVQGEGAEPSKDAFTSDQASTSESTSASESTSTSEDPKDSENKKDLADKKDQSVENTDKKENPKENPKAEEKQEEKTEEKNTETIDLLVEDKKDSDKDEKSSEDSKKTENKDKDQERQEETKTEDKKDQTKTEEKKSETTTIDLTQKSEPPKAIEKSDINVSGLSNKALSWWYRPGQPKSTIDEGIASMIEKYGAIWQRPTGANKLYLTFDEGYEYNNNTAKILDTLAEKNVKALFFVTGHYVKSQPELVSRMVNEGHYVGNHTVDHLNPPQALAENKFVADIQGLEQIYAEIIGGNMSPFYRPPAGGYSEATLSAAESLGYRTVFWSFAYKDWETKNQPGEQAAIEKITSNFHDGSVILLHAVSDTNTKVLGQIIDKAREMGYTFGDISELK from the coding sequence ATGAAAAGAAATATTAGAATTTTTATTGTATTTTTCGCCTTGCTTTTTAGCGGGTGCTCAATCGTAGATGACTACTCAAAGGGGACCTACGAAAACGAATACCAGGTTCAAGGTGAAGGGGCTGAGCCTAGTAAGGACGCGTTCACTAGTGATCAGGCGTCTACTAGTGAAAGCACGTCTGCTAGTGAGAGCACGTCCACCAGTGAAGACCCAAAGGATTCTGAAAATAAAAAGGACTTAGCCGATAAAAAAGACCAGTCAGTAGAAAATACTGACAAAAAAGAAAATCCTAAGGAAAATCCAAAGGCCGAAGAAAAGCAAGAAGAAAAGACCGAAGAGAAAAACACGGAGACGATCGATTTACTTGTAGAGGATAAAAAAGATTCTGACAAGGATGAAAAGTCTTCTGAAGATTCGAAAAAAACAGAAAATAAAGACAAGGACCAGGAAAGACAAGAAGAGACAAAAACTGAAGATAAAAAAGATCAGACAAAGACCGAAGAGAAAAAATCTGAAACTACAACAATCGATCTCACTCAAAAGTCTGAACCGCCAAAGGCCATTGAAAAATCCGATATAAATGTAAGCGGACTTTCAAACAAGGCTCTGTCTTGGTGGTATAGGCCGGGTCAACCCAAATCAACAATTGATGAGGGCATAGCAAGTATGATTGAAAAATACGGGGCCATCTGGCAAAGGCCGACCGGCGCCAACAAATTATATTTGACTTTTGACGAAGGCTATGAATATAACAATAATACAGCCAAGATTTTGGATACGCTGGCAGAGAAAAACGTTAAGGCCCTCTTCTTTGTAACTGGCCACTATGTAAAGAGCCAGCCAGAACTTGTTAGCCGCATGGTTAACGAGGGCCACTATGTGGGCAACCACACGGTTGACCATTTAAATCCGCCACAAGCTTTGGCAGAAAATAAATTTGTGGCCGACATTCAAGGTCTAGAGCAAATTTACGCAGAGATTATTGGTGGTAATATGAGTCCCTTCTATCGTCCGCCGGCTGGTGGATACAGCGAGGCGACATTATCAGCTGCAGAGAGTCTGGGCTACAGGACAGTTTTTTGGTCCTTTGCCTACAAGGATTGGGAGACCAAAAACCAACCAGGCGAGCAAGCGGCTATTGAAAAAATCACATCAAATTTTCACGATGGCAGCGTAATTCTACTCCACGCAGTTTCAGATACAAATACAAAAGTTTTGGGCCAAATAATCGATAAGGCGCGCGAGATGGGCTACACTTTTGGCGATATAAGCGAACTTAAATAA
- the ychF gene encoding redox-regulated ATPase YchF → MKLGIVGLPNVGKSTLFNAITKAGAEAANYPFCTIDPNVGLVNVPDERLEVLHKLGNTKKVVPAVIEFYDIAGLVKGASKGEGLGNKFLSNIRETDAIVHVLRAFDDSNIVHVDGEVDPIRDIETIDTELILSDMAQMDNIYTKLEKQARADKKLQKNLEILKRVKDHLDEGKNIRELEFDQEEKALLNQYQFLTAKPLIYVANLSYDDLIAGGNKYVDDIKKYAADHKEEVIEVSVKIEEEISQLDDDEKKEFLQEMGLEESGLDKLVRASYKTLGLMSFITTGEMETRAWTIKQGTRAQDAAGKIHTDISRGFIKAEVISYDELVKLDGSMARAREEGKIRLEGKDYIMQEGDVVLFRFNV, encoded by the coding sequence ATGAAATTAGGTATTGTTGGTTTGCCAAACGTTGGCAAGTCTACTCTTTTTAATGCGATTACAAAGGCGGGTGCAGAGGCTGCAAACTATCCTTTTTGTACTATAGATCCAAACGTGGGTTTGGTTAATGTGCCTGATGAGAGGCTGGAAGTTCTTCACAAGCTGGGCAACACAAAAAAGGTTGTGCCTGCTGTTATAGAGTTTTACGATATAGCAGGTCTCGTCAAGGGCGCCAGCAAGGGCGAAGGCCTGGGAAATAAATTTTTGTCAAATATCAGGGAGACAGACGCAATTGTCCATGTCCTAAGGGCCTTTGATGATTCAAATATCGTCCACGTTGACGGGGAAGTTGACCCTATTCGCGACATTGAAACAATTGATACTGAACTAATTTTGTCAGACATGGCTCAGATGGATAATATTTATACAAAACTTGAAAAGCAAGCTCGGGCTGACAAGAAATTACAAAAAAATCTTGAAATTTTAAAACGCGTCAAGGACCACTTGGATGAGGGTAAAAATATCCGTGAATTGGAATTTGATCAAGAAGAAAAAGCTCTATTAAACCAATACCAATTCCTAACTGCCAAGCCATTAATTTACGTGGCTAACCTTTCCTACGACGATCTGATTGCCGGCGGCAATAAGTATGTTGATGATATCAAAAAATACGCGGCTGACCACAAGGAAGAGGTCATTGAAGTTTCAGTTAAGATTGAAGAGGAAATTTCTCAGTTGGACGACGATGAAAAGAAGGAATTTTTACAAGAAATGGGCCTGGAAGAATCAGGACTCGACAAACTTGTCAGGGCTTCTTACAAGACTCTTGGCCTCATGAGTTTTATAACAACTGGGGAAATGGAGACCAGGGCTTGGACTATCAAGCAAGGCACTCGTGCCCAAGACGCTGCAGGGAAAATCCACACTGATATTTCACGCGGCTTTATCAAGGCTGAGGTTATTTCTTATGATGAGCTGGTTAAACTTGACGGGTCCATGGCTAGGGCTCGTGAAGAGGGCAAGATTCGCCTGGAAGGCAAGGATTATATCATGCAAGAGGGCGATGTAGTTTTATTTAGATTTAATGTATAA
- a CDS encoding ABC transporter permease: MIVFKHFMKAVKKNIFAILIYACIFAGVIFNMANELDVSTFKKAKTDIIIDDRANDEVSAAVKDFLADNNISYKKLREVEKEKAITLKDTALIVTINENAKDLLLFDSGPAISTYTNNESSGQSAAYDLTQFMGYLKYYDLDVAKAKKMMDVSSNVRIESKGGSEVDINYMYKFAGFIMIGMLMFNISMVNAELNRIDFYKRSIASPITSGSYNGQMFLGQATIGLVLNIIMLTVIGIMIPETRAHMGITAINFLVFTLSILGMVNLATAISDKKSVLAGVANVFSMLLATTGGAFIPMEFLPDWMINLGKVFPYYYFGQNAGVAEFDKKFIMNLIIMLAMGFVYFLICNMVLKKKRTIE, encoded by the coding sequence ATGATAGTATTTAAACATTTTATGAAAGCGGTCAAGAAAAATATTTTTGCAATTTTAATCTACGCTTGTATTTTTGCAGGAGTTATCTTTAATATGGCAAATGAACTGGACGTCTCAACTTTCAAGAAGGCCAAGACCGACATAATAATCGACGATAGGGCAAACGATGAGGTCTCCGCTGCTGTTAAGGATTTTTTGGCAGACAACAATATAAGCTACAAAAAGCTAAGAGAGGTTGAAAAGGAAAAGGCAATCACTTTAAAAGATACGGCCCTCATTGTAACAATAAATGAAAATGCCAAGGACTTACTTCTTTTCGATTCGGGTCCAGCCATCTCCACTTATACCAACAATGAATCTTCCGGCCAGAGTGCGGCCTATGATTTGACCCAGTTCATGGGCTATCTCAAATACTATGACTTGGATGTGGCCAAGGCCAAGAAAATGATGGATGTGTCTTCAAATGTAAGAATCGAGTCCAAGGGCGGAAGTGAAGTCGACATTAATTATATGTACAAGTTTGCTGGCTTTATTATGATTGGCATGCTCATGTTTAATATAAGCATGGTAAATGCTGAGTTAAATAGAATTGATTTCTACAAGCGGTCCATTGCTTCTCCAATTACGAGTGGGTCTTACAATGGGCAAATGTTTTTGGGCCAAGCGACCATTGGCCTTGTCTTAAATATTATAATGCTTACGGTAATTGGAATTATGATTCCAGAGACCAGGGCCCACATGGGAATAACCGCTATAAACTTCTTGGTCTTTACACTTTCAATCTTAGGCATGGTAAACTTGGCCACGGCGATTTCGGACAAAAAATCTGTCCTGGCTGGAGTGGCAAACGTATTTTCAATGCTCCTGGCCACAACTGGCGGAGCCTTTATACCAATGGAATTTTTACCAGACTGGATGATAAATTTGGGCAAGGTCTTTCCATATTATTACTTTGGTCAAAACGCAGGCGTCGCAGAATTTGATAAGAAATTTATAATGAATTTAATTATCATGCTTGCCATGGGTTTTGTCTACTTTTTAATCTGCAATATGGTCTTAAAGAAAAAAAGAACAATAGAATAA